The following are from one region of the Vitis riparia cultivar Riparia Gloire de Montpellier isolate 1030 chromosome 14, EGFV_Vit.rip_1.0, whole genome shotgun sequence genome:
- the LOC117931084 gene encoding ABC transporter B family member 15-like, which produces MGGRKKSNGSVRSIFMHADAADLWLMAFGFLGALGDGFSMPVVLYVTSEIMNNIGSSSTSAADAFVDKINKNAVTLLYIACGSWVACFLEGYCWSRTAERQATRMRARYLKAVLRQDVGYFDLHVTSTAEVITSVSNDSLVIQDVLSEKVPNFLMNAATFLGSYIAAFAMLWRLAIVGFPFVVVLVIPGLMYGRTLMGLARKIREEYNKAGTIAEQAISSIRTVYSFVGESKTQSDFSAALQGSVKLGLRQGLAKGLAIGSNGIVFAIWSFMSWYGSRMVMYHGARGGTVFVVGAAIAVGGLSLGAGLSNLKYFSEACSAGERIMEMIKRVPKIDSDNMEGQILENVSGEVEFRHVEFAYPSRPESIIFKEFNLKIPAGKTVALVGGSGSGKSTAISLLQRFYDPLGGEILLDGVAIDKLQLKWVRSQMGLVSQEPALFATTIKENILFGKEDAVMEEVVAAAKASNAHNFICQLPQGYDTQVGERGVQMSGGQKQRIAIARAIIKAPQILLLDEATSALDSESERVVQEALDNAAVGRTTIIIAHRLSTIRNADIITVVQNGQIMETGSHDDLIQNDDGLYTSLVRLQQTEKSEAPSLPISSTAAISTSMDLHSTSSRRLSLVSRSSSANSNAPSRPAGEVFTAAEQDFPVPSFRRLLAMNLPEWKQASMGCLSAVLFGAVQPVYAFAMGSMISVYFFPEHDEIKKKTRTYALCFVGLAVFSFLVNISQHYNFAAMGEYLTKRVRERMFSKILTFEVGWFDQDQNSTGAICSRLAKDANVVRSLVGDRMALLVQTFSAVIIACTMGLVIAWRLAVVMIAVQPLIIVCYYTRRVLLKSMSAKGIKAQEESSKLAAEAVSNLRIITAFSSQARILKMLEAAQEGPLRESIRQSWFAGIGLGTSQSLMTCTWALDFWYGGKLISQGYISSKALFETFMILVSTGRVIADAGSMTSDLAKGSDAVGSVFAVLDRYTRIEPEDPDGHQPEKIIGRVEIRDVDFAYPARPDVLVFKSFSINIDAGKSTALVGQSGSGKSTIIGLVERFYDPLQGSVKIDGKDIRSYHLRVLRKHIALVSQEPTLFAGTIRENIAYGASDKIDESEIIEAARAANAHDFIAGLKNGYDTWCGDRGVQLSGGQKQRVAIARAILKNPAVLLLDEATSALDSQSEKVVQDALERVMVGRTSVVVAHRLSTIQNCDLIAVLDKGKVVEKGTHSSLLGKGPSGAYYSLVNLQRRPNTSNMVN; this is translated from the exons ATGGGTGGGAGGAAGAAGAGCAATGGCTCTGTACGGTCCATTTTCATGCATGCCGACGCTGCAGATTTGTGGTTGATGGCTTTCGGGTTCCTCGGAGCTCTGGGTGATGGGTTTTCCATGCCGGTGGTTTTGTATGTGACCAGCGAGATTATGAATAATATCGGCAGTTCCTCAACTTCTGCAGCTGATGCCTTCGTTGATAAAATCAACAAG AATGCAGTGACTTTGCTGTACATTGCTTGTGGGTCATGGGTTGCTTGTTTCCTAG aGGGATATTGCTGGTCAAGAACAGCAGAGAGACAAGCCACAAGGATGAGGGCTAGATATCTGAAAGCAGTGCTGAGGCAGGACGTGGGCTATTTCGATTTGCATGTGACCAGCACAGCAGAGGTCATCACCAGCGTCTCCAACGATAGTCTCGTGATTCAAGATGTTCTTAGCGAAAAG GTCCCAAACTTCTTGATGAACGCTGCGACTTTCTTAGGGAGCTACATAGCGGCCTTCGCTATGCTGTGGAGGCTAGCTATTGTGGGGTTTCCCTTTGTCGTTGTTCTTGTGATTCCTGGGTTGATGTACGGACGGACACTGATGGGCCTGGCGAGGAAGATCAGGGAAGAGTACAACAAGGCTGGTACCATAGCAGAGCAGGCCATCTCTTCCATCAGAACCGTTTACTCCTTTGTTGGAGAGAGCAAAACCCAGTCTGATTTCTCTGCAGCTCTCCAAGGCTCTGTGAAATTGGGTCTGCGCCAGGGTTTGGCCAAGGGCTTGGCCATTGGTAGCAACGGTATCGTTTTTGCCATATGGTCTTTCATGAGTTGGTACGGTAGCAGAATGGTCATGTATCACGGAGCTCGTGGAGGAACTGTTTTCGTCGTAGGGGCTGCCATCGCTGTCGGTGGACT ATCACTGGGTGCCGGATTATCCAACCTGAAGTACTTCTCGGAAGCATGCTCAGCGGGAGAGCGAATAATGGAGATGATAAAAAGAGTCCCAAAGATCGATTCAGACAACATGGAGGGCCAAATCCTAGAAAACGTATCTGGGGAAGTGGAATTCAGACACGTAGAATTCGCGTACCCATCACGGCCGGAGAGCATAATTTTTAAAGAGTTCAATCTGAAGATCCCGGCGGGGAAAACAGTGGCATTGGTCGGAGGCAGCGGGTCCGGAAAGTCCACAGCGATATCTCTGTTGCAGAGGTTTTATGACCCACTTGGTGGGGAGATTCTTCTTGATGGGGTGGCCATTGATAAGCTACAGCTCAAGTGGGTGAGGTCACAGATGGGCTTAGTGAGCCAAGAACCAGCACTTTTTGCAACCACCATTAAAGAGAACATACTTTTCGGAAAAGAGGACGCTGTAATGGAGGAGGTAGTTGCTGCTGCCAAAGCTTCTAATGCTCATAATTTCATTTGTCAGTTGCCTCAAGGGTATGATACCCAG GTGGGGGAGAGAGGAGTTCAAATGTCTGGAGGCCAGAAACAGAGAATCGCCATTGCACGCGCCATCATCAAAGCCCCACAAATCCTCCTCCTCGACGAGGCAACCAGCGCGTTAGACTCCGAGTCGGAGCGAGTCGTCCAAGAAGCCCTAGACAATGCGGCCGTTGGCCGCACCACCATCATCATCGCCCACCGCCTCTCTACCATCCGCAACGCGGACATCATCACTGTCGTCCAGAATGGCCAGATCATGGAGACCGGCTCTCACGACGACCTCATCCAGAACGACGACGGACTCTACACTTCCCTCGTCCGCCTCCAGCAAACCGAGAAGTCGGAGGCCCCTTCACTCCCGATCTCCTCAACCGCCGCGATCTCAACCAGCATGGATCTCCACAGCACCAGCAGCCGCAGGCTCTCTCTTGTCAGCCGCTCGAGTTCCGCCAACTCAAACGCACCAAGCCGGCCCGCCGGAGAAGTATTCACTGCGGCGGAGCAAGACTTTCCGGTGCCGTCTTTCCGGAGACTGCTGGCAATGAACCTTCCTGAGTGGAAGCAAGCTAGCATGGGATGTTTGAGTGCAGTCTTGTTTGGTGCCGTTCAACCAGTGTATGCATTCGCAATGGGATCGATGATATCGGTTTATTTCTTCCCTGAACATGATgaaatcaaaaaaaaaaccagaacaTATGCGCTTTGTTTTGTTGGATTGGCTGTGTTCTCCTTCCTGGTAAATATCAGCCAACATTACAATTTTGCAGCCATGGGAGAGTACCTGACCAAGCGGGTGAGAGAGAGGATGTTTTCAAAGATTCTGACTTTTGAAGTAGGGTGGTTTGACCAAGACCAGAACTCCACTGGTGCCATTTGCTCTAGGCTCGCCAAAGATGCCAATGTG GTGAGATCATTAGTGGGTGATCGAATGGCGCTTCTTGTCCAAACCTTCTCAGCTGTGATCATCGCCTGCACAATGGGTCTGGTCATTGCGTGGAGACTTGCTGTGGTGATGATAGCGGTTCAACCGCTGATTATAGTCTGCTACTACACAAGACGGGTGCTTCTCAAAAGCATGTCCGCTAAGGGTATCAAGGCCCAAGAAGAAAGCAGCAAGCTTGCCGCTGAAGCAGTCTCTAATCTCCGAATCATCACAGCCTTTTCATCCCAAGCCCGAATCCTGAAAATGCTTGAGGCCGCACAGGAAGGTCCCCTACGGGAAAGTATCCGTCAATCATGGTTCGCTGGGATCGGACTCGGAACCTCCCAAAGCCTCATGACATGTACTTGGGCTCTGGATTTTTGGTATGGGGGTAAGTTAATCTCACAAGGCTATATTTCATCAAAAGCATTGTTTGAGACATTCATGATCTTAGTAAGCACCGGCCGTGTCATTGCCGATGCCGGAAGCATGACCAGTGATCTCGCCAAAGGGTCGGACGCGGTTGGTTCGGTTTTCGCAGTCCTTGACCGCTACACACGAATAGAACCCGAAGATCCGGATGGTCACCAACCCGAAAAAATAATTGGTCGAGTTGAAATTCGTGATGTGGACTTTGCTTACCCGGCTAGACCTGATGTACTTGTGTTTAAAAGCTTCTCAATCAATATAGACGCCGGAAAATCAACGGCACTTGTAGGACAGAGTGGGTCCGGTAAGTCAACTATCATCGGATTAGTAGAAAGATTCTACGACCCACTCCAAGGAAGCGTCAAAATCGACGGTAAAGATATAAGATCCTATCACCTTAGAGTACTACGAAAACACATCGCACTAGTGAGTCAAGAGCCCACACTGTTCGCAGGCACCATAAGAGAAAACATTGCCTACGGCGCATCTGATAAAATCGACGAATCAGAAATCATCGAAGCCGCAAGGGCAGCCAACGCTCACGATTTCATTGCGGGACTAAAAAATGGCTATGATACGTGGTGTGGTGACAGAGGAGTACAACTCTCCGGTGGGCAGAAGCAGCGTGTCGCTATAGCCCGCGCCATACTAAAAAACCCGGCGGTGCTGTTGCTTGACGAAGCTACGAGCGCACTGGATAGCCAATCAGAGAAGGTGGTGCAGGATGCTCTGGAGCGCGTGATGGTGGGGCGGACGAGTGTGGTGGTGGCCCACAGGCTGAGTACCATACAGAATTGTGATCTCATAGCGGTTTTGGATAAAGGAAAAGTGGTGGAGAAAGGGACCCACTCATCCTTGTTAGGAAAAGGCCCCAGTGGTGCGTACTACTCGCTAGTGAACCTCCAAAGGAGGCCCAACACCTCCAACATGGTCAACTAG